The genome window TGCCTTTTGTGACCTTATTCAGTTTCACCAGCGGCGTGTTGCCAATCGTGTCTATAATGGAATTGTAGTACTTCATAATCCTGTTACTTTATCTCTTGACATAACTCAACTAATACGCCATTTGTGCTTTTCGGATGCAGAAAAACGACCATTTTGTTGTCCGCTCCTTTTTTCGGTGTCTCGCTCAGAAACGTAAAGCCCAGTAAGCTCAGCCGTTCAATTTCAACGCGCAGATCATCCACTTCAAACGCAATGTGATGAACACCTTCCCCGCGTTTTTCGATGAATTTGGCAATCGGGCTATCCTCCCGAGTCGCTTCGAGCAGTTCGATTTTTGTGTCCTTCACCCTGAAAAACGACGTAGCCACCCCTTCCGATTCGACGGCTTCCGACTTGTAAGGCTCCGCGCCCAAAAGCCTGGCAAATAATTCGTTAGAAGACGCTATGTTTTTAACGGCTATGCCAATATGTTCTACGTTGGTCAGCATAATCAACCTGTTTTTTTTCGTTGGCGTTTTTAAGGCTTCTTTATGCAGAGTTAACCAAAGTTGACCAGACTTTTAGCAGGAACAGCGCGAAACTTTTCTTTTCGGCGCAGGGTTTTTATTTTAGCACACAATTGACACGTACTGCTATGGTTTCTGTTACTGACAAAGCGAAAGATAAAATTATTGAACTCCGCCAGAAAGATGGCCTGACGGAAAATTACGCCATTCGCGTAGCCGTTCAGGGCGGAGGCTGCTCTGGCCTGATGTATGATCTTCAGTTCGATACGGCGCAGCAAGCCACCGATCATATTATTGAAGACAAAGGAATTAAAATTTATGTCGACCGCAAGAGCCTGCTGTATCTAGCTGGTACTGAGCTAGATTTCTCCGATGGCTTGAATGGCAAAGGCTTCCAGTTCAGGAATCCAAATGCGTCTCGCACGTGC of Tellurirhabdus bombi contains these proteins:
- the mce gene encoding methylmalonyl-CoA epimerase, which produces MLTNVEHIGIAVKNIASSNELFARLLGAEPYKSEAVESEGVATSFFRVKDTKIELLEATREDSPIAKFIEKRGEGVHHIAFEVDDLRVEIERLSLLGFTFLSETPKKGADNKMVVFLHPKSTNGVLVELCQEIK
- a CDS encoding HesB/IscA family protein — protein: MVSVTDKAKDKIIELRQKDGLTENYAIRVAVQGGGCSGLMYDLQFDTAQQATDHIIEDKGIKIYVDRKSLLYLAGTELDFSDGLNGKGFQFRNPNASRTCGCGESFAV